GCCccttctctgcctatttctgcACGCAGGTACTATTCAGGAGGAAGAACTGGGAAAGCCATGGTCTGGCATCCACAATAAAGGTGCAgtccaactgaaaaaaaaaagcaattatgaGATTAGAACAGTTTAACACATAGAGAGCACTTCACATGAAGGACTGAGTAGGAGTTCACTGTACATGAAAACTACAAatgacaaaaagcaaaaagaaacagtgGCCTAGCGTAAGATCTGAGGAGCTCAAGTCTCCACCAAAATGATGGGCAGGGGTTACTGAGTCTGCACATGTGGGTCGGGGGCTCCTAAGAGGGTCCCACTAGGACCCCACTGAGACCTATGGGTCTTGCCAGTACCCATGACATTTCCTGgattccccctgcccccatgagTTCTGAGGGAGCCAGCAGCAGACTGCTGAGGAGATGGTCCAGCTGGACACTGGACACTCAGCAAGAGCTGCAAACCTACCCAGAGTGGGGGCTTTCCCTaaggctggggtggagggaagatTGGGACATGTCCTTGAAGCCCAGGATATTAGAGGGGGATGTGGGATGACTAGATAAAATAAAGAGTcctccaaaaccaaaataaaggaaCAGTTAGGATCACAGAGACAGAACCCAAGGTTTCAGGAAATATTCAGGCTATGTTCTAGAGAGAGGGCTTCATCCTGGGAGGAAGGTCATATGGGTATCTTCAGGGTATTTCTGGTGGGCAAGCCAGGGGAATGCAGAGCTCAGCTTCACTACTCTGCTGGAAGCCACTCTGTCTTCTTAGTGTGAccaccttccctctctgggtGGAGTCCTGAGACCTGGAGGGAGTGGGCCAAGACCCTCATTGTGGCCCAGGATCATTCCTGACATCTTCTCTAAGCTTCCTTTCATAGACCTTCCTTaatattattgttaattttattatcaaccctttttctttcctgggcCTTCTTGTAAGGAGCAGCTGTTTAGGTCttcactctgttcttttttttttttttttttttgtaatttaactttttttaaaaaatttttttaatttattttcaatgtaacagcattcattgtttttgcaccacacccagtgctccatgcaatccgtgccctctctaatacccaccacctggttcccccaacctcctaccccccgccccttcaaaaccctcagattgtttttcagagtctatagtctctcatggttcacctcccctttacAAATTGTGCAGTGCAACGTCAACtccattaaaaatatcattgtcCACCTCTGtcgaaaagaaattataaaacagcTGCTACATATTTGCTTcccatgaatgaataaaatagaaaagtggGCAAAAGCATATAGTGTCTATAATATGGACTCTCTCTGGTTcttgcagggggcagggaggggaaatcCCTATTAAGCTAGTTCctgtttttttcctggagaatAGAGAAGGAGGTGGTAGGGTACAGGGAGGGAGTAGGTGAGGAGAAAATGGCATGGCACACCCAGTCATCTCAGTTAGAATCCCAGAGTCTATAGGTAGTAGTGTGTTGAGGCTTTGGCACTGAAAGAAGGCAGACAGTGATTACCTCCTTTGTAATAATAGACAGGAAACTGAGTTTGCTATTGTGCTGCTGCAGCTGCCTGCTCTGAAACTTTGTGAAACCATTGATCTGACTTCAATGAACCATAATACTATTGATTTGGTGCCAGATCACTGGTAGGCACTTGAGTGACAGCTTGAGTGGATGTGATGTTACATTTAAATTGtccttttgtttgctttctaGTTGTCAAAATCTCTTGATAGAATGTGTGCTGCCAAATGCCTGTACAGTCCTTATTAAAGTTCAAGTaacaagagcaaaaaaaaaaaatgggcaaaagactagaatatgaatataaatagaatattcaaATCATGTGCAATTTCTCTGTAAGCATATGATCAACAGAAAGGTTTCCCTAAATGCACCTGAAGCATGTACTGAAATCTTTCCTGAGGCACTCCTCCTGATGGCCTGCACCTGCTAGTCGCATCTACAGTGCCATGAATGCACAGGAGGGAATAGGCTCACAGGATCAGAGGCTGCACAGCAACGAGCCTGCATGGGCCACAGCAACCCTAACAGCACCACTGATCTCTCAATCGTACACCTGTGCGATGTCATCCAGACACAAGGGGAGCACACCAGAGACTCCTCCTCTAGAGAGTAGGGTAGTGGGTCTGTTAGTCCACTGATGAGCCATTGAAGCTGGTGGTCCCTTTCAGGGCAGCATCTAGACAGGGATGTAGGGGGTCCTGGATGTAGGGGCTGAGGATGTTTGTCTCTTTATGTGGGATTTGGCTGCACAGAAAGGCTCTTCTTGCTAACACTGAACTGGATATTTATGAAGTAGCTGCTGTTCCATGTGTTTGTTTCGTTAGGCTTCTATCAGAAGTTATTAAAAGTTACCATTTCATCTTGTTAAATAGAAGTCCATGAAAATTCAAGAACTCAAACTTAGAAATGTAGCCAGAAATCACTGTGAGGAGTAACCTGCCTCTCATTGGACTGACCTGGAATTATCTAGAAGGCTGACTTGTTTGGGGCTCAGTTTTTGTAACTGACACATGATATCCACTCATGCCCCAACACACAccaaaaactctctctctccctctctctctctctctctctcacacacacacacatattcccaACCTCACTTACACAGTCCCCAGACCCTGAGCTAGGACAGGGCACAAGGGCTGGGAGAACAGGTATAGTACCTGTGCCCAAGGAGCTCCTACATCCTCCAGGTGTCCAGGATTGGCTGCTGTccaaggaagaggcagagggtcAGGAAATGGTAAAGATTGAGGGAAGCTGGTGGGCTCTATGCAGGGAGGGGTCCACACCCAGTTTCTTCAGAAATGTGGTACAGAGGTAAGACCTTCCCTATCAGAGCCCTGCTGGCATGGCATCCAGCTCAGGGCTGTTCATGCAGGGACCATAATCTGGGCATGGACAGAATGATTCCAACTCTCCTTTTTCTGGGCCTGCCCAACCTCCAACAACTTGTATGAGTGTTCTTCCATGTTGTCTTCACTGAACTGAGCCAGAGCAAACTCCACAGATGTCACTAAATAACCATGGTTCTTACTAATGTCTACAAATTCTTTTTGAATGGTCCAGACATGAGTTCCCAGCGCAATGAGTACCAGAAGCAGAGGCGTCTTCAGGAACATGCTGTCTTTTGTCAGCACCAAGGTCTGGGGACacatgggaggagggggtggcagCAGCTTCTGGGCTGCCCTCCACATCTCCGGATCCCACACAGCCTTATTCTCAGAGCTGCTGACCTCCCCCCTTTGACTGGAGCCTCTGTCCATCTACCTGCCTTGTCCCTTCCATATTACCAAACAGAAAGAATGGAGGAAGAGGGGTCACAACTTCACCCCTTGTCACAAAAACCCTGGACACAAGGCTATGCATGCAACATGCTCTGTTCCCTGCACATTGCTAGGGCTGCCTGCCTGAGTTGCTATTTCAGTCCCCATCCTGCAGAGCATTGTGTCCACCTTGTTTGCTCCCATGGCAGTGCATCAACTGAACAAGTCACATAGATTCCTGGGAATGCTGATGAGCCCATTTATGGGATTGGAGGCAGTTGCCAAGGCTGCCTTCAACCTTGGCTGGAACCCCACCACCCGGACCCAGGGGGGTACAGGGTGGCCAACCAGCAATGAGGAAGGTTGGGGAACTGTCTAATCTACTGTCCTGACTTGGCCTCTGCCAGAAGGTACATCTGGCTTCATCCTCCCAGTTTGGTATGAttggttttccctcccttcaaaaTATGTTCTTGGTTTCACTGTGACTTCTTTCTTGATCTGTGGGCTATTGTGACTGTGTTGTTTAATTCCTACCATAGCCAATTTCTAATCATCCTCTCTCCTGTTGACTTCCAGCTGAAATCCACCATAGTCAGAAAATACCctattatttaacttctttgaaatttgttgagatttgttttattgcTCAGAATATGACCAACATTCTATATGTTCTTGAAggtatattctgtattttttaggAGTTAGATACCACTCAGTACACCGTTTCCTTCAAACCTTCCATATACTTacccttttttgctttgttttgttatattgagtttggtttgctttggtttgggTTCAGGTTTAAGTCTCTTTTTCTGTCTATTGCTCAGAAATGTGTTAAAATCTCTCATTGTGATTGATCGtgaatttgttcttttctcacagtgattgttttatgtattatgaGACTCTGTCATTAAGTGCTTATACAAATAGAACTGTTATAACTTCTTGGTGGTCAAACATTTTACCATTATGTGTTAGTTGTACCTTTTATCCCAAGGGATTTCTCTTGCTCTGCAGTCTACATTGGGTGATATCAGAGCTCCTACATCACcattgttgtcattatttttctcatgataCATCTTTATCTATCCTTTTACTCACGGTTGGTGTCCTAATCATTAAGATGTGGCTTTGTGAGCagcaaacagtttttaaaatctgtctaGAAGTCTTTTATTTTGAGGGTTTATTCCATCTACAATGACTCATATTACTGATCACTGACAACTAGTATTACCACCACTATTGATGGGTTTGGGTTCCAATTGAccatacaaatatttgttttctattcatcTCATtgtctgttccttcttttcttctttcttgcattCTTTTTCAAGTTCAAAGTTTCCATTTATTCCTCTCCATGGCTTTATTTACTCcttattttactcttcttttgtGGTACTATTAACAATTATGACAAGCATCATTGAGTTACTTGTATCTAATGTAATAGTACTTTTACCATTTCAGAGATGGTGAAAAGACCTTAGAAGACTATTACTCCTAACTCCCTGTTATTGTTGTCAAGTGGTTAAgttctgtatatttgaaagaCCAAAACAGTATGATTGTCTtaagttaattgaatttaataacatatttacCTTTCTGCTCTGCATCCTTCAACATTATTTTCACTGGGGTTATTTCTTATTCCCAAAGAACTCTCTTAAGGATTGATTTTTGGCTGGATCTTGATAATGTAtcttttaattagttaatttgttgttgttgttgttgttgttgttgttgtttttcaaaaattgtcTTCTCACTAAACAACTGTACTTCCATGGGAGCCCTGTCCTAAGGGTTCAGCAAACTTCCCCCCTACCCCCGACATGTCCTTCAAGCATGGTTAATATATGGACTTTAAGATGATAAAGCTTTGGCTACATCTCAGAAGCCTTGCTATGccatatgttcattatcttttgATTGAAAGTATTATCTTATTTTctatgtgatttcttctttgacccttgGCTTATTGAGAAATATACTACTAACTTTACAGGATCTAGAGTTTTCCAGATTGTTTTTATTGCAGTTGTCTACTGTGTgaagcataaacaatgaatcttggaacagtgaaaaaataaaatgaagtttaaattttaaaaaaatactcaacccttttgatcttttaaaatttttgagattcttttcctttttgatggtctgaaatgtttttattttactttcatttttcaagaaaaattttctGGCTATAGAATGCGTaattaaagttttcatttcagttcCTTGAAGACTCGAAGTGGCACTTTTTAAACTGGTCTATTTCCAATTAACATGCAGGTTGTGGCCCTTCATGCTCTCAACTGAAGTCCTGGGATATTTTCTACAGCTCTTCTTCTTGGCAGGTGCTGAACTCCAGGTTTTGTCCCCCATTTGAGGCAAAGAAACACCTCTTCCCCAGGGCACTGAAAGTCACTGCCTCCCACTCCTCCATTCACACCCTGGTGCCCTGtcactcctctctcctctccaggtCTTGCTTTGAGTCAAGAAAGACAGAGATGATACAGTTCCACACCACAGGAGTGTCCATCACCACCTGTCTTTCCCAGTGGCAGTAAGTAGTGCCTATAGCCTAAGTTCTCACCATGAAGACAAGGCTGAGTCCCCAGGTAGGGGAGTTTAAGCATCAAGGAGCAGGTAGGGATGTGCTGAGTTGAACTGCTGCCTTCTAAGTTCATTTGCAGTCCTGGTGAAGGCTTTCCTTCAATCTGGTGGTCCCTGTACCCTGGTGGGTATCTATAGGTAGATGGAACCTCCCTTGGCCACCTTCTCATGCCTCTCAGATTTAGGTATGGCCCATCTACAGAATGCCTGTGCCCTGTGAGCCTGGTGGCCAGAGTCTGAAGCAGAAGTGATGTGGTCCTTGCTTCCTGGCAAATTCTCCTATAAACCTTGACTTTCAGGAGGTTTGTGTGAAAAGAAGGTCAGCAGGaccatttccctccttccctatAGAGATCAAGCCTCCAGGTGAGTGGACTCACTGGAGACTCATAGACAAAGCAGAGAGCTgcccaggtcaggatccctgggaaTTCTACTGGGGTTTGACAGTTACTGCTCCAGAATGGGGCTTAGGACTGAACAGATATGTATTCATCCATGTCCACAGAGGCATTAGGCACAATAGCCAAAAGTCTGAAGTAACCTATatccaccaatagatgaatggataaacaaaatattgtatatctatacaacagaatactattcagccttaaaaagaaaagaaattctgtcaCAAAGTAtatgagggcattatgttaagtgaaataagccagtcaccaaagaacaaatattgtatgacttcacttatatgaaGTACCCTGGAATATTCAAATCCATACAAACAGGAAGTGGAAAGGTAGTTGCCAGGGACAAGAGGGTGGGAAGAGATGAGGTATTTCTATCTAATGAGTGCAGAGTTTAAGTTTAGGAAAATGGGAAAGTTCtagggatggatggtggtgatgtttgcacaacaatgtgaatgtacttaataccaatagaatgtaaaattaaaaataattaaaacaataaacttCATGTTATGTATCTTTTGTTACAATAAAAACATTACATATACCTATTAGGGGCTCAGGGAAATTCTCAGTTACAAAAGAGAGAAGCATATGGTTCTGCAAGGAAGGCCATGTTGCTCCCATCACACATGCTGGCACCACGCTCCAGAGCCCATGTGTCAGCAGGGAGAACAGGAGGGAAGAGAACCCCTTCCCTGAACATAAACCAACTCTAACCTTCTGGCTCTCCTCTGCCAGTCTCCCAGCTGGCCTGAGCTGGGTGCTGCCTCTTTCTACAGCAGTGTTGTCCACCAGGGGCTAATGTTGGCCCCTCTCAAAGCTGCGCCATTTATCTCAAAACACCTGATGCTTGCCTGGGTGTCCAATTCTTATATCACATTTAAGATCAGTCATTCCCAAGGAAACATTAAAACTCAACAGAACACAACAGAGTAACtattataagaatattttatcctctgtggagaaaggaaaaccctcttacactgttggtgggaatgaaagccgGTAGAGCCACTCTGGATAACAGTAAATGGAGGTTCCTCGagacgttaaaaatagagctacccaatggcccagcaattgcacttggtatttatcccaaagatacagacatagtagggcccctgggtggctcagtgggttaaaacctctgccttcggctcaggtcatgatctcagggtcctgggatcaagctccacatcgggctctctgctcagcgggaagcctgcttcctcctctctctctgtctgcctctctgcctacttgtgatctctctctgtcaaataaataaataaaatctttaaaaaaaaaaaagatacagacgtagtgaaaaggaGAGGCACgtgtgccccaatgttcatagcaacaatattcactatagctaaactgtggaaggagccaagatgtcctttaacaaatgaatggataaagaagacatggttcagatacacaacagaatattattcagccatcagaaaagatgaatacctacaatttgcatcaacatggttgaaactggaggggattatgctaagtgaaataagccaagcagagggagacaattatcatacagtttcactcatatgtggaacataaggaataacatggaggaccataggggaaggaaaataaaactgaagggggtggaaatcagagagggagacaaacggtgaaagactgtggactccaggaaacaaactgagggttacagaagggaagggggtagggggaggggtaaaaaagggtgatgggtattaagggagCACCTgtggtaatgagcactgggtgttacatacaactaataaattgttgaacactatatcaaaaactaatgatgcattatatgttggttaattaaatgtaataataaataaaataatattttatcctCTTGAGATCTGAAAGTTTGGATAgcaatgtttttttaatgttgcaaaGAAAGTTCTATTCCTCAGTCATTCAGCTATAAGTCAGAACCAGGACCAAGCACCAACATAGTTCAATGCTCGAGGAACCCAGACCAAGACCAATAGGCCCCTGCTCTGCTGCCTCATCCCACACTTCTGGCCTTGTCCTTGGGATGATAATCCAGTGAATAAATATGCTTTCTATAGGGATATTCCTATTCCTTAGCTCTGAATGAGTCTGATTGTTACTATTTCAaaagttgggagggggtgggggatgggtgagcctagtgatggttattaaggagggcacatatagcatggagcactgagtatggtacataaacaacgaatcttggaacactaaaaaaattaaattaaatttttaaaaaaatgttgggagAGAGCAAGACAGCTGGCAAGACAGCCACAAAAAGAACAGAGCTTTCCTTTTTCAAGGAGGTAGGGTCAGAACTGGGGCCTTGAGAGGAGGTGGGAGATGTGTGTCCCCTGAGGCCAATGGGCACAGACCAGGAGAGATCCACAGACAGGTTTCTGTACTGTCAGAGCACTTATCAGGATGCCATGCTATTGCACAAATTAGACAAATACATATTTAGGGAAATTCCACAGTATAATgcctcttcaaaaatgtcaaggtcagggtgcctgggtggctcagtcagttaaacttatAGAAGTATAAGTCATGGGGATAGAAGTCACAGCATAGAAACTATaatcaatggtattgtaatagcattgtatggtgactgaTGGTAGCTACACCAGCTAcacctgtggtgagcacagcataacatatagacTTGCTAAATCACTCtttgtccacctgaaactaatgtaacattgtgtgtcaactatacttcgatttttaaaaagacaccaaTGCTGAAATAATTCAGTCTGACAAGGAGTTTAAAGCAACTGTTATAGAACATTCAAAGAAGTAAAGGCAGGCACTTTTGAAATGAATGGAAAGGTAGGAAATATTAGCAAAatcagaaaacttaaaaagaggtagcaaacaaaaacaaatactaaaatagtAGGCTCAATCCAAACAcaatcaataattacattaaatataagtgATCTAAACTAAGAGattatcaaaatgaataaaaatatatgactcgagggaggagtcaagatggcggagaagtagcaggctgagactacttcgggtagcgggagatcagctaaatagcttatctaaagattgcaaacacctacaaatccaacgggagataaaagagaagaagaacagcaattccagaaacagaaaatcaaccactttctgcaaggtaggactggcagagaagtgaatccaaagcgacgggaagatagaccgcggggggaggggccggctcccggcaggGGGCAGAgtaacggagcaaaatcaggacttttaaaagtctgttccgctgagggacatcgctccagaggcttaactggggtgaagcccaggcggggtaagcgcggcctcaggtcccgcaggatcgcagaaggatcgggggtgtctcagtgtcgcagagcttaccggtattagaacggggaagccggctacagagacggagccgaggagtgactctcagctccaggttgccttgaactggtcgcaggctcggtcggctcggagcgcggcaggaggccagggtgacgggagtcatttggcgctgttctctgagggcacactgaggagtggggccccgggctctcggctcctccgggccggagaccaggaggccgccatctttattcccgtcctccggactctacggaaagcgctcagggaacaaaagctcccgaaagcgaacccgagcggattactcagcgcggccccgggtaagggcggtgcaactccgcctggggcaaagacgcttgagaatcactgcaacgggcccctcccccagaagatctacgggaaacccagccaggaccaagttcacctaccaaggagaacgtcggaattccagaggagaagaaagcaaagcacggaactcatggctttctccccatgattttttagccttgcagttaatttaatttttttttctttttcaatttttttttctttttctcttcttctgctaatttttttttaacttttaccgttttctttttttaacgtttttaaatagtttatctaatatatatatattttttcctctttttatattttttctttatcggctttcttttttttaatagttttttttttctttctttctgaacccctttttatcccctttctcccccctcacaattcaggatctcttctgatttggctaaagcatattttcctggggttgttgccacccttttagtattttacttgctccttcataaactcttatctggacaaaatgacaaggcggaaaaattcacaacaaaaaaaagaacaagaggcaataccaaaggctagggacctaatcaatacagacattggtaatatgtcagatatagagttcagaatgatgattctcaaggttctagccgggcttgaaaaaggcatggaagatattaaagcaaccgtctcgggagatataaaagccctttctggagaaataaaagaactaaaatctaaccaagttgaaatcaaaaaagctattaatgaggtgcaatcaaaaatggaggctctcactgctaggataaatgaggcagaagaaagaattagcgatatagaagaccaaatgacagagaataaagaagctgagcaaaagagggacaaacagctactggaccacgaggggagaattcgagagataagtgacaccataagacgaaacaacattagaataattgggattccagaagaagaggaaacagagaggggagcagaaggtatattggagagaattattggagagaatttccccaatatggcaaagggaacaagcatcaaaatccaggaggttcagagaacccccctcaaaatcaataagaataggtctacaccccgtcacctaatagtaaaattgacaagtcttagtgacaaagaaaagatcctgaaagcagcccgggaaaagaagtctgtaacgtacaatggtaaaaatattagattggcagcagacttatccacagagacctggcaggccagaaagagctggcatgatatattcagagtactaaatgagaaaaacatgcagccaagaatactatatccagctaggctatcattgaaaatagaaggagagattaaaagcttccaggacaaacaaaaactgaaagaatttgcaaataccaaaccagctctacaggaaatattgaaaggggtcctctaagcaaagagagaccctcaaagtagtagatcagaaagaaacagagacaatatacaataacagtcaccttacaggcaatacaatggcactaaattcatatctctcaatacttaccctgaatgttaatgggctaaatgccccaatcaaaagacacagggtatcagaatggataaaaaaacaaaaaccatctatatgttgcctacaagaaactcatcttacacccgaagacacttccaggtttaaagtgaggggatggaaaagaatttaccatgctaatggacatcagaagaaagcaggagtggcaatccttatatcagatcaattagattttaagccaaagattataataagagatgaggaaggacactatatcatactcaaaggaactgtccaacaagaagatctaacaattttaaatatctatgcccctaacgtgggagcagccaactatataaaccaattaataacaaaatcaaagaaacacatcgacaagaatacaatcatagtaggggattttaacactcccctcactgaaatggacagatcatccaagcaaaagatcaacaaggaaatcaaggccttaaatgacacactggaccagatggacatcacagatatattcagaacttttcatcccaaagcaacagaatacacattcttctctagtgcacatggaacattctccagaatagatcacattcttggtcctaaatcaagtctcaaccggtatcaaaagattgggatcattccctgcatattttcagaccacaatgctctaaagctagaactcaataacaagaggaaatttggaaagaacccaaatacatggagactaaacggcatccttctaaagaatgaatgggtcaaccaggaaatcaaagaagaattgaaaaaattcacggaaacaaatgataatgaaaacacaacagttcagaatctgtgggacacaacaaaggcagtcctgagaggaaaatatatagcggtacaagcctttctcaagaaacaagaaaggtctcaggtacacaacctaaccctacacctaaaggagctggagaaagaacaagaaagaaaccctaaacccagcaggagaagagaaatcataaagat
The window above is part of the Lutra lutra chromosome 9, mLutLut1.2, whole genome shotgun sequence genome. Proteins encoded here:
- the LOC125109852 gene encoding probable cystatin-16 produces the protein MWRAAQKLLPPPPPMCPQTLVLTKDSMFLKTPLLLVLIALGTHVWTIQKEFVDISKNHGYLVTSVEFALAQFSEDNMEEHSYKLLEVGQAQKKETANPGHLEDVGAPWAQRWTMIFLMELTLHCTICKGESEDLNSCSLQEGPGKKKVDCTFIVDARPWLSQFFLLNSTCVQK